The following coding sequences are from one Osmia bicornis bicornis chromosome 2, iOsmBic2.1, whole genome shotgun sequence window:
- the LOC114879355 gene encoding uncharacterized protein LOC114879355 isoform X3, translated as MQQSKDNLNPAANQQTGALRNGNPPPPVVSMSPGVMPFYGDSGAGFRPAAGFGNTVWHQGVTPVGTVAVETSAAPWPPQQFIQQIPAPNQLEELRYHTQYTAAAPYHPQPVAYQQQTFITTDQSAFQRAGATGQYTITGQPSPLPPVAPQTVPSTAQRPLNGQFMDPAATATQSVGYERQDYVNGYQQQDVTMAPPPSTTPTSRSSSVHMDNQQQQQASQQAPSQPQQQQTDTQVKGFATIAASNVSGNEMPGYPLQPGPQSLHNSNGYPGYVEMGQQQVQNQWQPQVAQQQSHQQQQQQQHQHMQRQHSVSDAGQRHIWSDTSTGAKMNNVSNSMNWSDGTLQQQQQQHQQQKSQQQQQQQQSSMQSNSMKQQEQQQQQSMQMQGQQELPRPASHMSWENGSVKETPHTPQSWTDNTDNQQQQTQGNWSRQSPKLRDTQNPRLTPSSQQQPQHQGWLQHSPKLSDHQQNPSHQNARMTPSGQQHSWQQSSPEMQAQQNSNQSNPRLTPQQQQQQTQQQQQQQWSQQTKIEKNPRLTPSNQMSWPDTPTSQSNWSPNSMKSDGSQQPQQQWPDSQPSPRRTPGHQPAAWQPQPQENKMDNQMSWSPSSVAENQPTWGQQTTKQDMQNSGERVLWQQQTTDTSKPNGFSDNQDAQESNVFAQSNRVNLNSRLKSMILNKQQQQQQQQLQHQHLQQQQQQQAQQQAQQQAQQQAQQQAQQQAQQQAQQQAAHQMSHQEQQQQQQHHNMHHQMQSHHVNSNSGTNRDYHSEDRMRDSHENSDKMQEKQQNEQYLSQSNMISMTQSNESLTGNFLLHSHHPRADSLPDGGGLWEWSGGGNNGSVLSENGMTVIESFIKFGSENKTVLEKPCEKQQEQHQEQQHLWKEEMKSNDNQTIDDKSFQRSLCLDQTNNDKVFEQCENNADNSEKCENSLDFPETTQVSLINEEDRPYVESTDKTTSSETNCDSSQIIKQENVGEYGCSSSDCVSSPAASSKSESCTTKEIKSEPDQRSQENSDYMFRGDGGPAKVTAGTGSWCCRRGGTEQPTPEHLRDGCCQGLQTRDEILADSADKSDVKNEGPQSPRSGSVPSATTKLQDHLDKLKNNVRTEVPDCNCFPADKCPPEPGSYYTHLGAAASLPDLRNDLERRTGLKGNAIRFEKVIYTGKEGKTTQGCPMAKWILRRSGLDEKILTIVKHRQGHKCPTAWIVVAMVAWEGVPTHEADRIYSLLSHKLNRFGLPTTRRCGTNEPRTCACQGLDPDTCGASFSFGCSWSMYYNGCKYARSKTVRKFRLSVRSEEQEVEERMHVLATLLSPLYLSLAPEAFNNQTQFEREASECRLGFKPGRPFSGVTACIDFCAHSHRDLHNMNNGCTVVVTLTKHRTLSKPEDEQLHVLPLYIMDTTDEYGSKEGQDEKVRDGSVEVLTKYPCEVRVRSVPLQPCRRHGKKRKEDEPDTVSNKKDGSKNTGEKMNEQGRVPGHQEAAKPQMRDAQLSLEMASMFEGMDAQLQSSQVSSTVLDSPVSMYQGWGYQNEQQWGRNGWLDQRKNNWLNPWGEYSFGGLDREAKVDPDSTSLDDTRPRSAVSQDDHRPGSRNLPNSTIDSPRNCYPHSPRTHPISPRSSHAGTPGDVCYSMSPRGCPPTPHDQKIASPRSSGYPDTGYTHVPTSRNYNVYDNRQGSASPKTGCTNFPPHLDQRSALGRNHPQHINALRQSCEQSKFPFSKPAHDSSQQKYHMTQNYLEAQKSQTEQSFTGRIQGHYPSHPVQSVRNHPYQNQHDSNMDVYPGLSAVSPCMDNASHKAFGATNPDLLLHSSSHLPPNNQQNGAQNYSPVDQRRYKTQKVPEQRMPGVNHMSPAPSDQAGGWNMLGSWYPDQSKPYNQQIMYNDQIASERTHQQPVDHQKTLNWNDRIPHPDQPKPPCWEAPPDPSPFRVPKGRPPSRTASSQNPNADNTYQNSSNRTFLKPQEPMRTAVYADSLSNGVQSIGTMHQSNQRKPEWPEENKIKEGFHDNRQNVANPNSNCFPWPEEMKQVQDFHPVPALGHPHASFPQYGPYPTYPVFEKPYSNSWEGYNYHQTPYHPQTPEYPPQFYQQPKREAFVPSPQYPYQGVPPYQGLNPGWARWETPRWDIYGPPPYFPVLPEPPPKAEPLGEVADYSDNEECFKDSQMGGVAIALGHGSVLFECAKHEMHSTTALKKPNRLNPTRISLVFYQHRNLNRPRHGWDEWEEKMRLRKLGVTSTTGTTAITTSSTTSQSLSTPSTPTSPASAINEKSIPLPYIPPVPSSQFMMRSPTYTTMTWTTLFPMHPCMITGPYQEGGAIG; from the exons ATGCAGCAGTCCAAGGACAATCTGAATCCTGCGGCGAACCAGCAAACCGGTGCACTTAGAAACGGAAATCCTCCGCCTCCTGTCGTTTCTATG TCACCCGGAGTGATGCCGTTCTACGGCGATTCTGGTGCCGGCTTCCGGCCAGCAGCCGGTTTTGGGAATACTGTTTGGCACCAGGGAGTTACTCCCGTGGGAACAGTTGCGGTTGAAACGTCAGCAGCACCATGGCCACCTCAGCAGTTCATTCAACAAATTCCTGCTCCGAATCAGCTCGAAGAGCTGAGGTATCATACTCAGTACACCGCTGCCGCTCCATACCACCCACAACCAG TCGCATATCAGCAGCAGACTTTCATTACTACGGATCAGTCGGCATTTCAACGAGCCGGAGCGACAGGACAATACACAATCACGGGGCAGCCCTCGCCCTTGCCACCAGTCGCCCCGCAAACGGTACCATCGACAGCTCAGAGGCCACTAAACGGTCAATTCATGGATCCCGCTGCTACTGCGACCCAATCAGTTGGTTATGAAAGGCAGGATTACGTCAATGGTTACCAACAACAG GACGTGACGATGGCACCACCGCCTTCAACCACCCCCACGAGTCGTAGTAGCTCGGTGCACATGGATAaccagcagcaacagcaagcaTCCCAGCAGGCACCGTCGCAACCCCAGCAACAGCAGACCGACACTCAGGTGAAAGGATTCGCGACGATCGCAGCCAGCAACGTGTCGGGAAACGAGATGCCTGGGTATCCACTTCAACCGGGCCCTCAGAGTTTACACAACTCTAACGGATATCCAGGCTACGTGGAAATGGGTCAGCAACAAGTACAGAACCAATGGCAGCCCCAGGTGGCTCAACAGCAGTCGCatcagcagcagcaacaacagcaacaccAACACATGCAACGGCAGCATTCGGTGTCCGATGCTGGACAACGACACATATGGTCCGACACTAGTACCGGTGCAAAGATGAACAACGTAAGCAACAGTATGAATTGGTCGGATGGAACGttgcagcaacagcaacaacagcacCAACAACAGAAATctcaacagcagcagcagcagcaacaatcGAGTATGCAGAGTAACAGTATGAAACAACAagaacagcaacagcaacagagCATGCAGATGCAGGGGCAACAAGAATTACCCAGGCCAGCCAGTCACATGAGCTGGGAAAATGGTAGCGTGAAGGAGACTCCGCATACACCGCAATCGTGGACAGACAATACAGATAATCAACAGCAACAAACTCAGGGAAATTGGTCTCGACAAAGTCCGAAGCTGAGGGACACGCAGAATCCAAGATTGACACCCTCTAGTCAACAACAGCCTCAGCACCAAGGGTGGCTACAGCATTCTCCGAAGTTGTCGGACCATCAACAGAATCCGTCTCACCAGAACGCCAGAATGACGCCTTCCGGCCAACAACACAGTTGGCAACAGAGTAGTCCAGAGATGCAGGCACAACAGAACTCTAATCAATCGAATCCGAGGTTAACGccgcagcaacaacaacagcaaacccagcagcaacagcagcaacagtgGTCGCAGCAGACGAAGATAGAAAAGAATCCCAGACTCACGCCGTCTAATCAGATGTCCTGGCCAGACACGCCAACTAGTCAATCGAATTGGTCGCCGAATAGTATGAAGAGCGACGGTAGTCAACAACCGCAACAACAATGGCCAGACTCACAGCCTAGTCCGAGGAGAACGCCCGGTCATCAACCGGCCGCGTGGCAGCCTCAGCCACAAGAGAACAAAATGGACAACCAGATGTCCTGGTCGCCCAGTTCGGTGGCCGAGAATCAACCTACGTGGGGCCAACAGACAACCAAGCAAGATATGCAGAACTCCGGGGAAAGAGTGCTATGGCAGCAACAAACAACGGACACCAGTAAACCGAACGGGTTCTCGGATAACCAAGATGCTCAGGAGAGTAACGTATTTGCTCAATCTAATCGTGTTAATTTGAACAGTCGACTGAAATCTATGATCCTGAAtaaacaacaacagcaacagcagcaacagttGCAACATCAACACCttcaacagcagcagcagcagcaagcTCAACAGCAGGCTCAGCAGCAGGCACAGCAGCAGGCTCAACAGCAAGCTCAACAGCAAGCTCAACAGCAAGCTCAACAGCAGGCTGCACATCAGATGAGCCATCAggaacaacaacagcaacaacaacatcACAATATGCACCATCAGATGCAATCTCATCACGTGAATAGTAATAGTGGAACGAATCGGGATTATCACAGCGAAGATCGGATGCGAGACTCGCACGAAAACTCGGACAAAATGCAGGAGAAACAACAAAATGAACAGTATTTAAGCCAGTCGAACATGATCTCGATGACGCAGTCGAACGAATCTTTGACCGGTAATTTTTTATTGCATAGCCACCACCCTCGGGCCGATAGTTTGCCCGACGGTGGTGGCTTATGGGAGTGGTCAGGTGGAGGAAACAACGGCAGTGTACTGTCTGAGAACGGTATGACGGTCATCGAAAGTTTCATCAAGTTCGGCTCGGAGAACAAAACCGTACTAGAGAAACCCTGTGAGAAACAACAAGAGCAACATCAAGAACAACAGCATTTATGGAAAGAGGAGATGAAGAGCAACGACAATCAGACAATCGACGACAAATCGTTTCAAAGAAGTTTGTGCTTAGATCAGACCAACAACGACAAAGTTTTCGAGCAGTGTGAAAACAACGCGGACAACAGCGAGAAGTGCGAGAACAGTCTCGATTTCCCGGAAACGACACAGGTGTCGTTGATCAACGAGGAAGACAGACCGTACGTGGAGAGCACCGACAAGACAACGTCCTCGGAGACGAACTGCGATTCCTCGCAGATCATCAAGCAGGAAAACGTCGGCGAATACGGTTGTTCCAGTTCCGACTGCGTTTCATCCCCGGCAGCCTCGTCCAAAAGCGAAAGCTGTACAACGAAGGAGATCAAAAGCGAGCCGGATCAAAGATCACAGGAAAACTCCGATTACATGTTCCGTGGAGACGGTGGTCCTGCCAAAGTAACAGCAGGCACCGGTTCCTGGTGTTGTCGCAGAGGCGGTACCGAACAACCGACACCAGAACATCTACGAGACGGTTGTTGTCAAGGTCTGCAAACAAGGGACGAGATATTAGCCGACTCAGCCGACAAGTCCGACGTAAAGAACGAAGGTCCACAGAGTCCTAGAAGCGGTAGCGTGCCATCGGCAACGACTAAATTGCAAGATCACTTGGACAAACTGAAGAACAATGTCAGGACCGAAGTGCCGGACTGCAACTGCTTCCCCGCCGACAAAT GTCCACCAGAACCCGGCTCGTACTACACTCATCTCGGGGCGGCTGCAAGCCTGCCTGACCTACGGAACGACCTTGAAAGAAGAACCGGCCTTAAGGGAAACGCCATAAGATTCGAAAAGGTCATCTACACTGGAAAGGAGGGAAAGACGACTCAGGGATGTCCGATGGCCAAGTGG ATACTCCGACGATCCGGTCTGGACGAGAAGATCTTGACCATAGTGAAACACCGGCAAGGACACAAGTGTCCTACTGCTTGGATCGTCGTGGCGATGGTAGCCTGGGAAGGTGTACCAACCCATGAAGCCGATCGGATATATTCCCTCCTGAGCCATAAGTTGAATCGATTTGGTCTTCCAACGACCAGAAGATGTGGAACGAACGAACCGAGAACCTGCGCCTGTCAAGGCCTCGATCCTGATACTTGCGGTGCAAGCTTTTCCTTTGGATGTTCCTGGTCCATGTATTATAATGGTTGCAAATACGCCAGAAGTAAAACCGTCCGTAAATTCCGACTATCAGTACGATCAGAG GAGCAAGAAGTCGAAGAAAGAATGCACGTCCTAGCTACGCTTCTGTCGCCTCTGTATCTCAGCCTTGCACCGGAAGCATTCAACAATCAGACGCAATTCGAACGGGAAGCGAGCGAGTGCCGTTTAGGATTCAAACCCGGCCGACCGTTTTCCGGTGTCACGGCTTGCATTGACTTTTGCGCGCACTCGCATCGTGATCTACACAACATGAACAATGGATGTACCGTG GTGGTTACCTTGACGAAACATCGCACTTTATCAAAACCTGAAGACGAACAGTTACACGTACTTCCGCTTTACATCATGGACACTACGGACGAGTATGGGTCGAAAGAGGGACAGGACGAAAAGGTTCGGGATGGATCTGTAGAAGTATTAACAAA GTATCCCTGCGAAGTCAGAGTTCGATCGGTTCCGCTGCAGCCCTGTAGGCGACATGGtaaaaagaggaaggaagaCGAACCGGACACGGTGAGCAACAAAAAAGACGGTTCAAAGAATACAGGGGAGAAAATGAACGAGCAAGGTCGTGTACCGGGTCACCAAGAGGCAGCGAAACCGCAAATGAGGGATGCACAGCTCTCCCTGGAAATGGCGTCCATGTTCGAAGGGATGGACGCGCAGTTGCAGAGCTCTCAGGTATCCTCTACCGTTCTTGACAGTCCGGTGTCCATGTATCAAGGTTGGGGTTATCAGAACGAACAACAGTGGGGTAGAAACGGTTGGCTCGATCAACGAAAGAACAACTGGCTGAATCCATGGGGAGAGTATTCCTTCGGTGGTTTGGACAGGGAAGCTAAAGTTGACCCAGATAGTACCAGTCTGGATGATACAAGGCCTAGGAGCGCCGTTTCTCAGGACGACCATCGGCCAGGCTCACGAAATTTACCTAATTCCACCATAGACTCGCCAAGGAATTGTTATCCTCATTCGCCGAGAACTCATCCAATTTCACCAAGGAGTTCTCACGCAGGTACACCCGGGGACGTTTGTTATTCGATGTCTCCCAGAGGTTGTCCTCCCACACCACACGATCAGAAGATAGCTTCGCCAAGGAGCTCAGGGTATCCTGACACCGGTTACACCCACGTGCCCACATCCAGAAATTATAACGTGTACGACAACAGGCAGGGTAGTGCATCTCCAAAGACAGGCTGTACAAATTTCCCGCCTCATTTGGATCAAAGAAGCGCTCTCGGCCGTAACCACCCGCAGCACATCAACGCTCTTCGACAGAGTTGCGAACAGTCGAAATTCCCCTTCTCGAAACCTGCGCATGATTCTAGTCAGCAAAAGTACCATATGACGCAGAACTACTTAGAGGCTCAAAAGTCGCAGACCGAACAGTCGTTCACCGGTAGAATACAAGGTCACTACCCGTCGCATCCTGTCCAGTCGGTCAGAAACCATCCTTATCAGAATCAACACGATTCAAACATGGACGTGTACCCGGGGCTATCGGCGGTATCTCCCTGCATGGACAACGCTAGTCATAAAGCATTCGGTGCTACGAATCCGGATCTGTTGCTTCACAGCTCGTCGCATCTTCCACCGAATAATCAGCAAAACGGTGCTCAGAATTATAGCCCGGTTGATCAAAGGAGATATAAAACGCAGAAAGTACCGGAACAGAGGATGCCTGGAGTGAATCACATGTCGCCAGCTCCCTCTGATCAAGCGGGTGGTTGGAACATGCTCGGCTCCTGGTACCCTGATCAATCTAAACCTTACAATCAACAAATAATGTACAACGATCAAATTGCTTCCGAGAGAACTCATCAACAACCTGTAGATCATCAGAAAACTCTGAACTGGAACGATAGAATACCACATCCGGATCAGCCGAAGCCACCCTGTTGGGAAGCACCTCCGGATCCTTCTCCCTTCCGAGTGCCAAAAGGAAGACCACCTTCGAGGACAGCGTCGAGCCAGAATCCGAATGCAGACAATACATATCAAAATTCTTCCAATAGGACGTTTCTGAAACCTCAAGAACCGATGCGAACCGCCGTTTACGCGGACAGTCTGAGCAATGGAGTGCAAAGTATAGGAACGATGCATCAGAGTAATCAACGGAAACCAGAATGGCCGGAGGAGAACAAGATAAAGGAAGGATTCCACGATAACAGACAGAATGTAGCGAATCCAAACTCCAACTGTTTCCCATGGCCAGAAGAAATGAAGCAAGTGCAAGACTTCCACCCAGTGCCAGCCTTGGGACATCCTCACGCTTCCTTCCCCCAGTACGGACCATATCCAACGTACCCAGTATTCGAAAAACCTTATTCTAATTCGTGGGAAGGTTACAATTATCATCAGACTCCGTATCATCCTCAAACACCAGAGTACCCACCACAGTTTTACCAACAACCAAAGAGAGAAGCCTTTGTCCCATCGCCACAGTATCCTTATCAAGGTGTACCTCCCTATCAGGGTTTAAATCCTGGTTGGGCCAGGTGGGAGACACCCAGATGGGACATTTACGGACCACCACCGTACTTCCCGGTGCTACCAGAACCACCGCCGAAAGCAGAACCACTCGGGGAGGTGGCGGACTACTCGGACAACGAGGAATGCTTCAAGGACTCGCAGATGGGAGGAGTGGCGATAGCGCTGGGTCATGGTAGCGTACTCTTCGAGTGTGCAAAACACGAGATGCACTCCACCACGGCCCTGAAGAAACCGAATCGTCTCAATCCGACCAGGATCAGCCTGGTCTTCTATCAGCACCGTAACCTCAATAGACCGAGGCACGGTTGGGACGAGTGGGAGGAAAAGATGCGTCTAAGAAAATTAGGCGTAACTAGCACCACCGGCACGACCGCCATCACCACTTCGTCGACCACATCGCAGTCATTGTCCACACCATCGACTCCGACCAGTCCTGCCAGCGCAATCAACGAAAAATCCATACCGCTTCCTTACATACCTCCTGTTCCAAGCTCTCAGTTCATGATGAGATCACCGACATACACCACCATGACTTGGACCACGCTCTTCCCCATGCATCCGTGCATGATAACCGGCCCGTATCAAGAAGGAGGAGCCATTGGATGA